The genomic segment GGTTCGGGCCTATGAAAAGGCAGGCTTTAAATGCACGGATCGATATTCGCGCCAATCGACCCAAGGCGAGGTCAACGTCTACTGCATGGTGTTCGGCGGTTAATGCCGTCGTCGCATAGAAAAACCCGCGCATCCATCCGATGCAGCGGGTTTTCTTCGTACTAGTCGAACAGGTCGCCGAAGACGTCCAGAACGCTCTTTTTCTTCTTTTTCTTATAATAATCGCTGTTGTGCTTGCCATAGGGCTGCTGGTGCGAATCGTAGGACGGCTGCGGCGGGTAATTCGACTGCTGGGCGTAGCGCCTGCGATCGTCATCGTCGTCCCGGTAATGCCACTCGTTGTATTCGGCGCGCACTTCCCGTACGTCGTTCATCAGCTTGTCCAGCTCTCCGCGGTCCAGCCAGACGCCCTTGCAGCTCGGGCAAACGTCGATCAGAATTCCGTTTTTCTCCACCTCGCGCATGCGCGAATCCTCGCAAATCGGACAATTCAACTTGATCTGCCTCCTTTGCCTGTTTTCCACTACTACGGATGAATGCGCTATCGGTTGCAGATTGCCTTGCGCCGCCTTTTTTTATTCACAAAAACATATCTTCAACCTCTAACAGTTTGGTTGGAAAATGTCGATAAACCTATTACCGTGTCGCTGAAGGGCCCTCTTCCGCCAGGACTAGAAATCTATAGAACATTCGGGGTGCGAACCATATGAAAAACTCTACGCTAATCGGACTCGTGCTTGGCTTCGCCTCATTGATCATCGGTATGATCCTGAAGGGCGCGCCGCTGGGATCGCTGATCAGCAATCCGGCTGCATACGTCATTATCGTCGCAGGCACGATCGCTTCCGTCTGCATGGCCTTCCCGATGCGCGACCTCGCGAAGGTCCCCAAGCTTTTCAAGCTCATCTTCTCCGAGCCGAAGCTGCTCTCCCGCCAGGAAGTCATCGGCATGTTCGTCGACTGGGCTTCGATCACCCGCCGCGAAGGCCTCTTGGCGCTTGAAGCCCGCGTCGAAGAGATCGAGGATCCTTTTCTGAAAAGCGGAATGCGCATGATCATCGACGGCAACGACCAGGATTTCGTGCATGACGTGCTGCTCGAGGACATCTCGGCAACCGAGGATCGGCACAGATCCGGCGCCCTGATCTTCTCCCAAGCCGGCATGTACGCGCCGACGCTCGGCGTACTCGGGGCCGTCGTCGGCCTGATCGCCGCGCTCGGTCACCTTGAGGATATGGGCGAGCTCGCCCACGCCGTCGCCGGCGCGTTCGTCGCGACCGTACTCGGTATTTTCACCGGCTACGTCCTCTGGCATCCGATCGCCAACAAGCTTAAGCGCTTGTCCAAGCGCGAAGTGCAGCTGAAGCTGATGATGGTCGAAGGCCTGCTCTCCATCCAGTCCGGCGTATCAACGACGGCCATCCAGCAGAAGCTGTCCGTCTTCCTGACGCCGACCGAACGTCTGGCCATGGCCCAGAAGGAGGATTCGGACCGTGAGCAAAAAGCATCGGCATGAAGAACACGAGGAGCACGCGGACGAATCCTGGCTCCTCCCTTACTCCGACCTCATGACGCTGCTGCTCGCGCTGTTCATCGTGCTGTACGCGGCGAGCTCGGTCAACGTTTCCAAGCTCGAGGAGCTTAGCCAGGCGTTCAAGACCGCGTTCTCCTCCGGCATCAGCATCCTGGACAAGTCCGCCGCCGTCCAGAGCGACGCCAACGACCTGGGCAAGCGGCAGCGCGAACAGCAAGCCGATACCAACAAGGATCGCGATTCGCTGACCCGTACGGAGCAGAGCGCCCGCCAGACGCTCGCCAAGCAGGAGCAGGAGAATCTCGAGAAGCTGAAAAAGCAGCTCGACCAATATATTAAAAAAGGCGGCTTGTCGAGCCAGCTCGAGACCAACCTGAACCAGTCCCAGCTCATGATCACGATCCGGGACAACGCGCTGTTCCCGTCCGGCACCGCCAACGTGAAGCCGGAGGCACGCAAGCTGGCCGTCGCGATCGGCAACATGCTGAAGGCCTATCCCGACTATGAGATCATCGTATCGGGACACACGGACAACCAGCCGATCAGCACGTTCGAATTCGCCTCCAACTGGGAACTCAGCTCCAAGCGCGCGATCAACTTCATGAAGATCTTGCTGGAAAACCAGGCCTTCGACCCGCGCAAATTCAGCGCGATCGGCTATGGCGAATATCGGCCGCTCGACTCGAATGACACCGATGCCGGCCGGTCCAAAAACCGCCGCGTCGAAGTCTCGATCCTGCGCAAGTACACCGACAACACGACGGAGAGCATGAAGCTGGACGCCATCGCGCACGAAGCCTCCGCCATCAGCGTCAATTAACTGCTTAAGACCCCTTCAGTCTTCGGACGGAAGGGGGTTTTTATGTATTTGAAGTCAGCCGGGAGCGACCGGTCGACGCGAGGGCGGCGCCTCTCGCAGAGCAGGCGATGGCGCCGTTCAGCGCCACCGCTTCCCCGAGCGCTCAGTCCACCTGCTCCTTCGCTTCCGCCTCGGGCGCCGAAGGCTCCAAGCGCTGCGCCCCCGCGCTTGCTTCCCATCTCCGCAGCAGGCCCGCCAGCTCCGCCCAGGTCACCGCCCTGCCCGCGGCCGGCGCCGGTCCTTGTACCAATCCGCGCGCGAGCAGCCACTGCAGCTCTGCCCCGTCCGCCACGCTCATGCCCGTACGAAGCTCGTCCTGCGCTCCACCTCCGGCTCTCTTTTCCGCTTCGCCGACGCCATTCCCATTGCCATTCATTCGGCTCTCTCCTCCTTTGCCTGCCCATTCCAGCATCCGCCGCCAGATCGCCACCGTACCGCTGCCGTCCCGGCGCACCGGGTGGAGGATGCCGTCCAGGTCCTCCCAATAAGTCCACTTCCGATAAATGGCGGACCTCCCTGCGGCGTTCTCCGCCGGCTCGCATCCATGTACGAACCGCTCGGGTGAGGCGTACCGCGCAAGCCTCAGCATATGCGACTCGACGGCTTGCTCAATCGCTTCTGCCTTGGAGTCGGTACGGCTCCATCCCACCCCTTCTACGCCCGCCCCGCCGGTTCCCCAGCCGAGCTCCTCTACGCCTCTCCCTCGCCACGCATTCGTTTCGTGTACGGCGTGACAAAATGCCAGATCCCCGCGCAAGCCGTGCCGCTCGCCCGCCTCGAGATAACGCACGGCCAGGTCCGGCGCCTCGGGATTGCGCCGCGCGACGTAGCCCCGCATCTCCTCCGCCGTGCAGCGAGCAGCGCCGAGTATCGGCGTCTTGCCCGCGGCCGTCAGATCGGTCGCCTGCCTGAACCGCTCCGTCCATCCCCTTTTTCTCAATTCGCATGCCCCCTCCTCCGCCACCAGGGCGGCTCGTCTACACGCCTATGTATATTCGCGTCCGGCCGCTCATTTGAACTTCTTTTGCACTCTGTTACAATAAAAATCAGTTATACCCACACCCTTGCACAATATGTGAATAACTCTGTGGAAAAGCCCCGAGTTATCCACAAATCTATACACACCATGTTAACAACGAATGCATGTTCGCGGGACGAGTGAGAGGAGAACACGGTACGTGACGGAAGACGAGAAGTGGATGCTGGAAGCGATCAAGCAAGCGGAGGAGGCGGAAAAACTAGGCGAGGTGCCCATCGGTGCGGTCGTCGTCAAGGAGGGGCGTATCGTTGGAGCGGGGTATAACCTGCGGGAGACGAGCCTCGATCCCACGTCTCACGCGGAGATGGTCGCCATACGGCAAGCCAGCGACTCGCTGGGCGCTTGGCGCCTGCTGGGCTGCACGCTGTACGTGACGCTCGAGCCCTGCCCGATGTGCGCCGGCGCGATTCTCCAGTCCCGCGTCGAACGGGTCGTGTACGGCGCTCCGGATCCGAAGGCGGGCTGCGTGGGCACGCTGATGGATCTGCTGCAGGACGCGCGCTTCAACCATCGTGCCGAATGGACCTCAGGTGTGCTGCAGGAGCCGTGCGCAGATTTGCTCAGGCTTTTTTTCAGGCGGCTGCGATCAAGAAAGTGAAGGCGGCGGCTCCCCGTCGGACTTGGCTTCGATTTTCTTCAGGCTTTGCCCTTCCATATGCATGCGCTGCAGCTGGACGATGAGGCGGTCCGCCTCTTCGCTGACGGCGACGATCTCCGGATCGGTCAGCTTGTCCAGCTGGGAGGCCATCTCGCACAGCCTGCGCTGGAGCAGCTCGAGACGATAGATTAACGGGTGGGGATCCAATGGTTCAGCCCCTTTCTGTAGTGATCGCTAAGATGCATAAGCAGCCTTGCAACCGTGCGAATGAGTATACTTATTATAAATGAAGAAGTTTTCGATTAATGTTGAATAATGTCGAGCAAAACGAGTAAATTTCTCTCATTTTTTGACACCTATTTTCTTTCAAATTTCGCAGCCTGTGCGGAATAAAGAGAGGAGCTTCGCGCGTGAATCGACATCTTTTGCTGGTCGAGGACGACGCCTCCCTGCATCGCGGCATCGCGTTCACGCTGAGGCAGGAAGGCTTCGACGTGACCGGCGTCTACAAACTGGCCGAGGCCAGGTCTGCGGTAGCCGGAGGCGGACAGGCTTTCGATCTGATCGTGCTGGACGTCCAGCTTCCGGACGGGAGCGGCTTTGACTTCTGCGCGGAGCTCCGCGGAGCCCGGAACGAGACGCCGATCGTCTTTCTGACCGCGAGCGATACGGAATTGGACGTCGTGCGGGGGCTTGATCTGGGCGGGGACGATTATATTACGAAGCCTTTCCGGCTGCGAGAGTTTCTGTCCCGGATTCACGCGGTGCTAAGGCGGCGAGGCCCGGCAGCGGATCCGAGGTCGGGGGAAGAGCCGGGGCTGTCGTCCGGCAACCTGCGCCTGCATCCCGCGGAGATGCGGCTGCTCAAGGACGGAAGCGAGGTGACGCTCAGCGTGACGGAGTTCAGGCTGCTGTCGCTGCTCATGGCCCATCCGCGCGCCGTACTGTCCAAGGAGCAGATCTTGCGGCAGCTCTGGCAGCACGACGGGGCGTTCATCGACGACAACACGGTCGCCGTCAATGTCCGCAGGCTCAGGGAGAAGATCGAGGACGATCCCCAGCAGCCGCAAAAAATACTGACCGTGCGCGGCGCGGGGTACAAATGGAACGGATAGCGGACAGCCAGCGTGACGGTGGACAAGAAGCGGGCGAGAATGCTGCGTCGGCGCAGGACAAGCCTGTCCGCACGTTCAAGCCAGGCTGGCGGCGCATGTGGCGCAGCGCGGGCGTCCGGCGATTGGTTGTCATTTTCCTGCTGGCCTTCGGAACGGCCGCGCTCCTGCTGTGGGCGTACTCGGCGTACAGCGCCGACCGGCTGCGCAAGGAGTGGATCGCCCGGGAGACGGCTGCGCTGGGCGCGCTTGCGGCGCGCGACCCGGCGCTCGCCGAGGCCTGGGCCCGGCAGCTCGGCGCGGGCGACGCCACCCCAGCGGAGGCAGCGATTGGGCGCGAGCTCGCCGCCCGCTACGGCATCGACGGCGAGCTGGACGCCGCGCTGGTCCCGCTCGTAGAACGGCGGCGTTCGCGCGAGTGGCCGCTGCTTGCCGTCGGCGTCTTTGGGCTGCTCGCCGCGCTGCTGCTCGCCCTGCTGCGCGAATCGCGGCAGCAGCTGGCCGAAGTGCGCGGCCTTGCGGGTTCGCTGGAGGCGGCCGTCAAGGAGAACCGGCCGATGAAGTTCCGCATTTACGCCGAAGGCGAGCTGGGGCTCCTGGCGCATCAGGTCCAGGAGCTGTCGCTGCGCCTGCAGGAGACGATCGCGCAGCTGAGCCGGGACAAGGACTTCCTCCGCGATACGATCGCGGACATTTCCCACCAGCTCAAGACGCCGCTCGCCTCACTCACGGTCTACGTCGAGCTTCTTCAGGGCGGCGGGATCGGTCCGGCGGAGCAGGAGGAGTTTCTGCGGACGTGCGCACGCGAGCTGGAGCGCATGGATTGGCTCATCCAGATGCTGCTGAAGCTCGCCAGGCTGGAAGCGGGCAGTCTCCCGATGCAGCTCGAACGAGCGCCGATGGCCGACACGGTACGGATGGCGACGCATGCGATCGGTCGCCTTGCCGAGGAACGGAAGGTGGAGATCTCCCTTGATGGGCCGGCCGAGCCGGTCGTTGTGCCGCACGACCCGAGATGGCTGTCGGAAGCGTTAGCCAATCTCGTCAAGAACGCGGTCGAGCACAGCCCGCCGAGCGGCGTCGTGAAGATCGCTTGGGAGACGACGCCGATTTTTGTCCGCCTGCGGGTGACCGACCAAGGCGCCGGGATCGATGCGCGAGACGAGCCGCATATTTTCAAGAAGTTCTATCGCGCGGCATCCGGCCAGGCAGGGGGCAGCGGCGTCGGCCTCGGTCTCCCCCTCGCCAAGACGATCGCGGAGCGGCACGGGGGGATGCTGTCGGCCGGGAAGGCCGAGGGAGGCGGCACGGTTTTCACGCTGACCCTTCCGTTGACGCAACTGCCCGTTTCGTAGCTTCCTTACAGATCTGTAAGCGGCGGCCCCTTCTCCTGTAAGGTTGAGCCCCTATACTGAACCTCGTGATCAGTTAGACTGCAATCGCGAGGAAAGGATGATCCACCCTATGAATAACGTCATTGAAGCTGCCGGCTTAAGCAAGTCCTACGGCAAAGACAGCACGCTCGTCGAAGCGCTGCGCAACGTCACGTTTTCCATCCCCCAAGGCGAGCTCGTCGCCATCGTCGGCGCCAGCGGCTCCGGCAAGAGCACGCTGCTGCACCTGCTCGGAGGTCTCGACCGCCCGACCGGCGGCGTCGTCCGCATCGACGGCGAGGATCTCTACGCGCTGAAGGAGTCGCAGCGGGCGGTATTCCGCCGGCGCAAGATCGGCTTCATTTTCCAATCCTACAACCTGATCCCCGTCCTGAACGTCGAAGAGAACATCATGCTCCCGCTTCTGCTTGACCATCGTCAGCCCGATAAGGCCTATATCCGCGAGCTGATCGATACGCTCGGTCTCGGCCAGCGCCGCAAGCATCTGCCCTCCGAGCTGTCGGGCGGCCAGCAGCAGCGCGTCGCGATCGGCCGGGCGCTCGCCTACCGTCCCGCCATCGTGCTCGCCGACGAGCCGACCGGCAACCTCGACAGCGCGAACGGGCGCGAGGTGCTGGAGCTGCTGAAGCTGGCCGTGCGCCAATTCCACCAGACCGTCGTCATCATCTCGCACGATATGAACGTCGCCGCCGAAGCGGACCGGGTGCTGCGCATGCAGGACGGCCGTCTCGTCGGCGACAGCCGCGGGGGCGTGGTCCAATGAACGGCTACGGCGCGCTCGCAGGCAAGTATCTGAAGCAGCAAAAAAGGCGTACGGTCCTGACGATCGTCGGCATCCTCCTCTCGGTCGCGCTCATCAGTGCGCTCGCCACGATGGGCCAGAGCATGAAGGACAACGTGGTCGATCAGACGATTTATGACTATGGCGCTTATGAGATCGGCTACAGCTCCGCAACGACTGAGCTGCTGGAGACGCTGCAGCATCATGCGCTCATCAAGAAGGCCGGCGCGATACGCAAAGGCGAGCTTACGGAACTGGCGAAGGGTTACACGCTCCAGCTCTCGGAGGCGACGACCGCCGGCATCGAGCTGGCGCCGATCCATCTGCTGAAGGGGCGGTTCCCCTCGACAGCAGGGGAAGCCGTCGTCGAGGAGTGGGCGCTCGCCCAGCTTCCGGGCACGCCGGGACTCGGCGGCAAAGCCGAGCTCGCGAAGCCCGACGGCACCAGACAGACGTACGACATCGTCGGCGTTCTCAACAATCAGCGCAACAATATGACCTACGGCACCGGCGGCGCCTACACCTGGATCAGCGACGAAGCTGCGCTTACGGCCGTGCCCGGTACGCATTTGTCCGTCGCGGCTGTATTTAAGAAAGGCGTCAACATCAGCAAGCATCTGCCGGAATTCGAGAAGCTGGGGCCGGACAGCTATTTCGGCACGAATACGCAGCTGCTCGCCCTGAAGGGGGAGACCGCCGACCGGGGCCTGAACATGACGCTGATCGTCATATTCGGCGTGCTCATCGGCCTTGTCGTCCTGTCGACGATCGCCGTCATCTACAACGCCTTCAACATCGCCGTGCTCGAGCGCATGCGTCACTTCGGACTGCTGCGCACGATCGGCGCGACGCCGTCGCAGCTGCGCGGCATCGTGTTCCGCGAGG from the Cohnella hashimotonis genome contains:
- the tadA gene encoding tRNA adenosine(34) deaminase TadA; this encodes MHVRGTSERRTRYVTEDEKWMLEAIKQAEEAEKLGEVPIGAVVVKEGRIVGAGYNLRETSLDPTSHAEMVAIRQASDSLGAWRLLGCTLYVTLEPCPMCAGAILQSRVERVVYGAPDPKAGCVGTLMDLLQDARFNHRAEWTSGVLQEPCADLLRLFFRRLRSRK
- a CDS encoding ABC transporter ATP-binding protein, giving the protein MNNVIEAAGLSKSYGKDSTLVEALRNVTFSIPQGELVAIVGASGSGKSTLLHLLGGLDRPTGGVVRIDGEDLYALKESQRAVFRRRKIGFIFQSYNLIPVLNVEENIMLPLLLDHRQPDKAYIRELIDTLGLGQRRKHLPSELSGGQQQRVAIGRALAYRPAIVLADEPTGNLDSANGREVLELLKLAVRQFHQTVVIISHDMNVAAEADRVLRMQDGRLVGDSRGGVVQ
- a CDS encoding sensor histidine kinase; this translates as MERIADSQRDGGQEAGENAASAQDKPVRTFKPGWRRMWRSAGVRRLVVIFLLAFGTAALLLWAYSAYSADRLRKEWIARETAALGALAARDPALAEAWARQLGAGDATPAEAAIGRELAARYGIDGELDAALVPLVERRRSREWPLLAVGVFGLLAALLLALLRESRQQLAEVRGLAGSLEAAVKENRPMKFRIYAEGELGLLAHQVQELSLRLQETIAQLSRDKDFLRDTIADISHQLKTPLASLTVYVELLQGGGIGPAEQEEFLRTCARELERMDWLIQMLLKLARLEAGSLPMQLERAPMADTVRMATHAIGRLAEERKVEISLDGPAEPVVVPHDPRWLSEALANLVKNAVEHSPPSGVVKIAWETTPIFVRLRVTDQGAGIDARDEPHIFKKFYRAASGQAGGSGVGLGLPLAKTIAERHGGMLSAGKAEGGGTVFTLTLPLTQLPVS
- a CDS encoding zf-TFIIB domain-containing protein; amino-acid sequence: MNCPICEDSRMREVEKNGILIDVCPSCKGVWLDRGELDKLMNDVREVRAEYNEWHYRDDDDDRRRYAQQSNYPPQPSYDSHQQPYGKHNSDYYKKKKKKSVLDVFGDLFD
- the motA gene encoding flagellar motor stator protein MotA gives rise to the protein MKNSTLIGLVLGFASLIIGMILKGAPLGSLISNPAAYVIIVAGTIASVCMAFPMRDLAKVPKLFKLIFSEPKLLSRQEVIGMFVDWASITRREGLLALEARVEEIEDPFLKSGMRMIIDGNDQDFVHDVLLEDISATEDRHRSGALIFSQAGMYAPTLGVLGAVVGLIAALGHLEDMGELAHAVAGAFVATVLGIFTGYVLWHPIANKLKRLSKREVQLKLMMVEGLLSIQSGVSTTAIQQKLSVFLTPTERLAMAQKEDSDREQKASA
- a CDS encoding aspartyl-phosphate phosphatase Spo0E family protein, coding for MDPHPLIYRLELLQRRLCEMASQLDKLTDPEIVAVSEEADRLIVQLQRMHMEGQSLKKIEAKSDGEPPPSLS
- a CDS encoding flagellar motor protein MotB yields the protein MSKKHRHEEHEEHADESWLLPYSDLMTLLLALFIVLYAASSVNVSKLEELSQAFKTAFSSGISILDKSAAVQSDANDLGKRQREQQADTNKDRDSLTRTEQSARQTLAKQEQENLEKLKKQLDQYIKKGGLSSQLETNLNQSQLMITIRDNALFPSGTANVKPEARKLAVAIGNMLKAYPDYEIIVSGHTDNQPISTFEFASNWELSSKRAINFMKILLENQAFDPRKFSAIGYGEYRPLDSNDTDAGRSKNRRVEVSILRKYTDNTTESMKLDAIAHEASAISVN
- a CDS encoding response regulator transcription factor, which codes for MNRHLLLVEDDASLHRGIAFTLRQEGFDVTGVYKLAEARSAVAGGGQAFDLIVLDVQLPDGSGFDFCAELRGARNETPIVFLTASDTELDVVRGLDLGGDDYITKPFRLREFLSRIHAVLRRRGPAADPRSGEEPGLSSGNLRLHPAEMRLLKDGSEVTLSVTEFRLLSLLMAHPRAVLSKEQILRQLWQHDGAFIDDNTVAVNVRRLREKIEDDPQQPQKILTVRGAGYKWNG